In Levilactobacillus brevis, the genomic window AAATGGGTGGTTGGGAAGCCGAAGCCGAGGCCAGCCAAATGCTCCAAGCGCTGGGGATCGACGAATCTCTCCACCAAGTTAAAATGAGTGAACTGACCGAACCTCAAAAGGTGAAAGTCTTACTGGGTCAAGCACTGTTCGGTCATCCCGACGTCTTACTACTAGACGAACCGACCAACGGGTTGGACGTACAATCCATTAGTTGGCTGGAAAACTTCCTGGCCGATTACGAAAACACCGTCATTGTGGTTTCCCATGACCGGCATTTCTTGAATCAGGTCTGCACGCACATGTGTGACGTGGACTTCGGTAAGATTACGCTGTTCGTTGGGAACTATGATTTCTGGATGGAATCCAGTGAGTTGGCCGCGCAGTTAAAGGCTAATGCCAACGCGAAAAAGGCCGATCAGATCAAGCAACTTCAAGAGTTCGTGGCGCGGTTCAGTGCCAACGCCTCCAAGTCCAAGCAAGCGACTTCCCGGAAGAAGCAATTGGAGAAGATCACTTTGGACGACATCAAGCCGTCATCCCGAAAGTATCCGTTCATTAAGTTCAATCCGGAACGGGAATTAGGGAATGACTTGGTGCGGGTAGAACATCTGTCCAAGGCCATTGACGGCGTTACCATTTTAGACGATGTCAGCTTTACGTTGCGGCCCGACGAGAAGACGGCGTTTATCAGCCGTAATGACCTGACGACCACGGTCTTGATGCAGATCATCGCTGGGGAAATGGAACCGGATAGTGGAACCGTAACCTGGGGTCAAACGACCAGCACGACTTATTTGCCTAAGAACGTCAACGATTACTTTGCCAACAATGAGTTGACGGTAATCGACTGGCTGCGGCAATTCGCTTCCAAGGAAGAAAGTGACAACACCTTCCTACGGGGCTTCTTGGGTAAGATGCTGTTCTCAGGGGATGACGTTAACCGCGAAGTCGACGTGATGTCCGGGGGCGAAAAGGTCCGGGCCATGCTCTCTAAGATGATGTTGAGTAAGGCCAACGTGCTGTTGCTGGATGATCCGACGAATCACTTGGATCTGGAATCCATTACGGCTTTGAACGACAGTCTGGTTGGGTTCAGCGGGAGTATTCTGTTTACCTCACATGACCACGAGTTCATCCAAACGATTGCTAACCGGATCATCGAAGTGAGTTCGAACGGGATTGTTGACCGTGCGGACACCACGTACGATGAGTTCTTGAATCACGAACAGGTGCAGGCCAAGGTAGCTGCACTGTACGAATAAGCCTTTCCGTTAATCAATGAAAAGGGACGCCGATGTTGGGTGTCCCTTTTTTGCTATTGTGATATCATCCATCTTGCCAAGGGGGAAGTTCGTCCTGACCGCCTTGCCGTTCGCGAAATCTAGGCTGGAACGCAGGAGGACGGGCCGATTCAAAGGCCGGTCGCGGACTTTGCGTTGAGCCAAAAGCCCATCATCTCAAAGTCACCACTTTACCAGTAGGACCCACTGGTAAAGTGTCCGGCTGAGTCTAGCCTTCAACCTTCAATTTAAAAGAGGCGAATCATGACCACGCCGATAATCAGCACGAGGAGGCCGAACAGCTGGACCGGTACCACCGGTTTGCGGCGGGCACCGAGCAAACCAAATTGGTCAACCAACAATCCCCCGGTGATCTGTCCCAGAAGGGCGAAGACCACTGTCTGGCCGGTGCCGATGATGGGTGCCAGGTAGGCATTTCCCAGAACAAAGATGGCCCCCAGCATCCCGCCAATCCACAACCACCACGGCTTGCCGTGGCCAGTTGCTCGCCGAATCTCGCGGAAACTGCGATTGACGGTGAGAACAATAATGAATAGGCCAATGGTACCAATCAGAAAGGAAATGAAGGCGGCGTGAACGGCCGAGTGAAGCACCAGTCCGAGACGCCCGTTGATGGTGGTCTGGGTAGCGCCCAAAGCCCCGGTAAAGACCCCGATTAAGCGCCAGACAAGGGGATTGCCCGCTGTGGATTCGGTAGCGAGCTGACGGTGCTGCCGGCGTCGGAGAACTTCCGGGAGGGCCACCGTGATGAGGATCCCAATCAAAGCGAGCAGGAGCCCCGTCAGTTTAATTAGCGTCAGCGGTTGTTGGTCGGCATGAAACCAGCCAAAGTTGTCGATGATGGACCCCATCACCACCTGTCCCAGAATCGGCATGATCGCGGTCTGCACGGCCCCGATATGTGGGAACAACAGAATGTTGGCCGTCAGAAAGATGACCCCCAGTAATCCGCCAATCCAGATCCACCACGGTTGGGTGGCCATGACCCGGGGCGCGACCAGCAGCGTATGTTGGTCAATCAACGTCATGACGGCGAGAAAGAGCGTTCCCACCGTAAACGAAACGAACGACGCTTGATACGGCGAGCCAATGAAATGGCGTAAGCGCGAGTTGACGGCGGTTTGGAATGAAACAATGATACCGATAACAATGCCGATGGTGATCGGAAGCATGGCGGATGACTCCTTATGGTCGAATTTTACGTGGAGAACGTAAGGGCGTGGTGGTCAGTTAGAAAAGAAAACGGTTTCCCAGACACTACCTTTAGTATAACTTATTTGTCGGCTAAAATGGCGAGGTCATCCACCCGTTTGAAGAAGGCATCGTGATCGACGTGAGTGACCAGTGTGACGGGACGCCCGTCCGGCGTCTCGAAGGTGCGGCCACGACCGGGACCGCTGGTGAGAACGTCGCTACGCAGGTCACGGGTGGTCACGATGGTTGGCGTCTCACTCGCGACCGTGGTTAGGACGTCCCACAAGAAATAGGTCGAGTTGGTCTCGAAGTGCTGCAGGGCGGGGACCAGCGCGTAGCCTTGGCCGATGAAGTCCAGAGCCGGGTGTTGCCGCAACGTCGCCCAATGCTGACGAATGGTCGGGGTTAACGGCACTTGCCGCGTGCTCTCTAAGCCCACCATTTGGATGGGAATCGTGCTGTCCCAAACGGTCTTGACGGCGGCTGGGTCCCAGAAGGCGTTCCACTCGGTGGTGCCGTCCTGTTCGGGCTCGGCCACGTTACCCCGGCCGTCGAAGGTGCCACCCATCCAGTAAAGTCGTTCAATCTTTGCGGTGAGCGTGGGGTCGACATCCAGCGCGCGGGCAAGGTCGGTTAGCGGCCCAGTCATAATCAGAGTCGTTTTGCCCGGGGTATCCTGAATCTTTTCCAGCAGGTCTAGGTGGGCCGGCTGGGGCGCGACGGGGGTCGTCACCGTTCCGGCTTCATTTAGGATCGGCAGCGCGTCCAGGCTAAAGGCGTCCAGACGCCATTCCTTGGGAAAGGGGTGTACCCCGCGTGAATCGGAGGCGGCTACTTCTAGTTGCGCCCCATGACCGAAGCGATCGATAATCTTACGACTCGCGGACAAGGCCGGTTCCAGATAGCAATCCGCGCCAATCACGCCGACGCCGGTGAGGTGGACATCGGGCATTTGCAGCAGGAGCAATAGGGAAACGAGGTCGTCGACGCCACCATCGTGATTAAAGTAAACATTTTTCATGAGTCTCTTCCTCCAATTTACGAACTTTTATCTATGATCTGTTCTTGATAATTCACATATTACTGAAAAGTACGACAAAACACAAGCAAAGCTTTCGGCGAGGTTTAGCCGCGGTTAAGGAAAGCCTGGTATACTCCCCTTTATGCGATTGAAAGTTGTTTTGAGAAAGGATGATCGTGTCATGAAACCAACTAATTATGGTCCCAAACGGTGGCTAGCCTTAGTCGTTGCTGGCTTCATACTTTTTGCCGGCGGCGGGGGTACGGGCTATATGTTAGGCCAGCAGCAGGCCAAGTCGGCGCAGACCACGCAGATGAAGAAGGCGCCCGGTGGTCCGAAAAATCGGCCGTCGGGTAAGCCGAGTGAGCTACCGACACAGAGTAGCTCTAGTGGCAATTAACGAACATTAAGCCGATTTATTCGGAACGGGGCTGTGAACGGCTTTCGGCAGAGACGACAATGACTGAATGCAAAAGGACCCGGATGAACCAGTGTTTACTGACTCATCCGGGTCCTTTTTAACTGTCCGTTTTAAGGTTGAAAGGTTACGAACACGCTCCAGTCCCCTGCTGGCAAGGTGTGCCACCATTAAACTTGGCATCAACACCACCCCACCTGCGACTGTCAGAGATTCCGGTGCTGTAGGGACCGCCTGCGGCCTGAGAAGCGGTCCTCCGGCTCGGTTTGAAGCCTGACTAAGATCGTCAGTCTCCAAACACGTCCCGCGCTGTAAGCTGACCCAGAACGTCAGCTAACACCGCTGTCACGGCTACCTCCATCTCTGTCTGCCTCCGGTTACGATGGTTGAAAACCACTGAACGCACAACGACATCGCTGGAGTGGCAACGCTCGT contains:
- a CDS encoding ATP-binding cassette domain-containing protein, which codes for MLTVNNVSMQFSDRKLYDEVNLKFTPGNCYGVIGANGAGKSTFLKIIENKLKPTTGTVSMGPNERMSSLNQDHFAFEDELVLNTVIQGHKKLYDIMTEKNAIYMKADFSDADGIRAAELEGEFGEMGGWEAEAEASQMLQALGIDESLHQVKMSELTEPQKVKVLLGQALFGHPDVLLLDEPTNGLDVQSISWLENFLADYENTVIVVSHDRHFLNQVCTHMCDVDFGKITLFVGNYDFWMESSELAAQLKANANAKKADQIKQLQEFVARFSANASKSKQATSRKKQLEKITLDDIKPSSRKYPFIKFNPERELGNDLVRVEHLSKAIDGVTILDDVSFTLRPDEKTAFISRNDLTTTVLMQIIAGEMEPDSGTVTWGQTTSTTYLPKNVNDYFANNELTVIDWLRQFASKEESDNTFLRGFLGKMLFSGDDVNREVDVMSGGEKVRAMLSKMMLSKANVLLLDDPTNHLDLESITALNDSLVGFSGSILFTSHDHEFIQTIANRIIEVSSNGIVDRADTTYDEFLNHEQVQAKVAALYE
- a CDS encoding DMT family transporter codes for the protein MLPITIGIVIGIIVSFQTAVNSRLRHFIGSPYQASFVSFTVGTLFLAVMTLIDQHTLLVAPRVMATQPWWIWIGGLLGVIFLTANILLFPHIGAVQTAIMPILGQVVMGSIIDNFGWFHADQQPLTLIKLTGLLLALIGILITVALPEVLRRRQHRQLATESTAGNPLVWRLIGVFTGALGATQTTINGRLGLVLHSAVHAAFISFLIGTIGLFIIVLTVNRSFREIRRATGHGKPWWLWIGGMLGAIFVLGNAYLAPIIGTGQTVVFALLGQITGGLLVDQFGLLGARRKPVVPVQLFGLLVLIIGVVMIRLF
- a CDS encoding nucleoside hydrolase, giving the protein MKNVYFNHDGGVDDLVSLLLLLQMPDVHLTGVGVIGADCYLEPALSASRKIIDRFGHGAQLEVAASDSRGVHPFPKEWRLDAFSLDALPILNEAGTVTTPVAPQPAHLDLLEKIQDTPGKTTLIMTGPLTDLARALDVDPTLTAKIERLYWMGGTFDGRGNVAEPEQDGTTEWNAFWDPAAVKTVWDSTIPIQMVGLESTRQVPLTPTIRQHWATLRQHPALDFIGQGYALVPALQHFETNSTYFLWDVLTTVASETPTIVTTRDLRSDVLTSGPGRGRTFETPDGRPVTLVTHVDHDAFFKRVDDLAILADK